The Pseudonocardia sp. HH130630-07 DNA window TGGCGATGCTGTCGTTCTCCACCCTGGGCAGCTCCCGGCACGAGCGCATCGACCGGGTCGGTGCGGCCACGGCCCGGTTGCGGCAGCGGATGCCGGCCCTGCGGGTGGACGGCGAGCTGCAGTTCGACGCCGCGATCGTCGCGACCGTCGGGTCGGCGAAGGCACCGCGGTCCGAGGTGGCCGGTCGGGCGAACGTCCTCGTCTTCCCGAACCTCGACGCCGGCAACATCGGCTACAAGATCGCCGAGCGACTGGGCGGTGCGATCGCGCTCGGCCCCGTGCTGCAGGGTCTCGGCGCGCCGTTGAACGACCTGTCCCGCGGGTGCAGCGGCACCGACATCGCACACCTGGCCCTGCTCAGCGCCGTCCAGTCGGTCGGCGGGCCGGATCCCGCTCAGCGCGAGAGCGACCGGTCGATCGGCAGGTAACGGGCGACGTCGGCGGCGGCGTCGATCGCGAGGGCGCCCAGCTCCGTCATCCGGGCGGGCGGCATCCGCACGGTCGGCACCTGGATGACGACGGCGGCCTGCGCGCGGCCCCGGGAGTCGATCACCGGGGCCCCGACGCACCGGACCCCGGCGACGTTCTCCTCCTCGTCGATGCTGTAGCCCCGCTCCCGGATCGCGGTCAGCTGCTCGGCGAGATCGGCCCGTCGCCGCAGCGTGCGCTCGGTGACGGCCGGGAGCTCCTCGGGCAGTCCGTCGAGGTAGCCGGCGGCGTCCGGCGAGTGGGCCAGGATCGCCTTGCCGGCCGCCGTCGTGTAGAGCGGGAACCGGGCCCCCGTGCTCTGCTCGAACCGCAGCGGCAGGGTCGACTGGACCCGCAGCAGCACGACCGACTCACGCTTCTCCCGGACGGTCAGGTTCACCGACTCCTCGGTCTCGGCGTTGACCCGCTCCAGGACCGGGAACGCCTTGTCGAGCCCGAAGCCGCGCTGCGCGGCGAGCCCGAGCAGCACCGTGCCGGCACCGAGGTGGTAGCTGTCCGTCTGCGGATCGTGGGTGACCAGGCCCTCCGCGGTGAGCGCCCGGATGATCCGGTGCGCGGTGCCGGAGGTGAGGTCGAGCCGGGCCGCGATCGCCGGGAGGGTCAGCTCGCGCCCCTCCTCGGCCAGGAGCTTGACCATCCGCAGGGCCCGGCCGATCGCCTGGGTACCGGCCGGGGCACGGACCTCTTCACCGTCCTCGGTCACGCCAGGATCCTAGTGCGCGCCCCACGATCCCCACCCCTCGCCACGGTCCCCACCCCGCCCACGGTGCACTCATGGAGCTTCGGCCCCGTGTGACGAGGCCGAAGCTCCATGAGTGCGGGTTGCGCGGGGGTCAGGACGGCGCGTGCGCGGGGGTGGCGGGTGCGTCGTCGAAGTGCATGTCGCGGCGGCGGACGAGCAGGGTGCCCGCGACGCTGATGACCGTCGTCGCCCCCAGGTACGCCAGCACCAGGCCGATCCCGCCACCGGCGGCGGCCACGAGGTAGGCCAGCACCAGCGGGGCGATGCCCGAGGCCACCACCCCGGACAGCTGGTAGACCACCGAGATGCCGGTGCAGCGCACCGCCGGCGGGAACAGCTCGGCGAAGAACGCCGCCTCGGGCCCGTACATCACCGGATAGGCCAGCCCGAGCACGCCGACCAGCGCGAGGACGATCCAGACCGTGTTCCCGCTCTCCAGCGCGGCGAACGCGGGCAGCGCCATCACGGCCGTGAGGACCACTCCCACCGCGTAGGTCCGCCGCCTGCCGAACGTGTCGGACAGCCGTCCGCAGATCGGGATCACGAACGTCATCACGATCGCCGCGACGAGCACGGCGAGCAGCAGGTCCTGCCGGTCGAGGTCCAGTGTCTGGGTGCCGTAGGACAGGACGAACACCGCCCAGGCGTTGAACGCGGTGCCCTCGGCCAGCCGGGCGGCCATGCCCAGCAGCAGGTTCCGCCGTCCGGCCGGGACCCGCAGCATCTCCGCGGCGGGCACGGTGGCCTTCTGCTCGGCGGACTCGAGCTTGCGGAACGCCGGGGTGTCGACGATCTTGAGCCGGATCACCATCCCGACGATCACCAGCACGGCCGAGAGCAGGAACGCGATCCGCCAGCCCCAGGCGAGGAACGCCTCGTCGCTCATGGCCACGCCCAGCACGGCGAACACGGTGGTCCCGAGGACCAGCCCGAGCGCGAGCCCGATCTGCGGGTAGCTGCCGTAGAGCCCACGCCGGTTCGCCGGCGAGTACTCGACGGTCATCAGCACGGCGCCGCCCCACTCGCCGCCGATCGCGATGCCCTGCGCGAGCCGCAGGACGACCAGCAGGATCGGGGCCAGGACGCCGATCGAGTCGTAGGTCGGGACGAGCCCGATCAGGCAGGTCGAGACGCCCATGATCATCATCGTGGCGACGAGCGTCTTCTTGCGCCCGAGCCGGTCCCCGATGTGCCCGAAGATCAGGCCGCCGATCGGCCGGGCGACGAAACCGAGCGCGAACGTCGTGAACGCGAGCAGGGTGCCGACGACCGGGTCCTCGGCCGGGAAGAACAGGTGGTTGAAGACCACGCCGGCGGCGAGGCCGTAGAGGAAGAAGTCGTACCACTCCACCGTGGTGCCGACGACGCTGGACGCGACGACCAGCCGCACGTCGGAACTCTGGGTGGCGGTGTCCGGGTTCGAGGTGCTCACGATCCTCCGCCGCCCCTCAGAGCGACCGGCGGAAGATGGTCGTCACCGCGTCACGGTCGACGGCCCGGGGCACGACGGCGAGCTGCCGGGTCTGCTTGAGCGTCCCGTCGGTCAGCGTCTCCAGGTCGTCCTCGGTGAAGCCGAAGCTGCGCAGCCCGACCGGGACGTCGATGTCGGCCATGAGCTCGGACAGGACGCCGGCGAGCGCGTCGGCGCCGTCGGTCGTGGTGAACGTCCGCCCGGACAGCAGTTCCGCGGCGCGCAGGTGCCGCTGCGGGTGGCCCGGATACGTCCAGCGGAACACCTCCGGCGCGGTCGAGGCGACGGCCTGGCCGTGCGGCACCATCACCATCTCCGGGTAGCCCTCGGCCCGGTAGCCCTTCGCCCCACCGGCGATCGGGTAGGCGTTCGCGTGCGGGAGATGGGTCCCGGCGTTGCCGAACCCGGTGCCGGCGTAGGTCGAGGCCAGCATCATCTGGGTCCTGGCCTCCATGTCCCGCCCGGTGTGGACGGCCCGGCGGAGGAACCGGCCCACCAGGGTCAGCGCCATCTCGCACCAGACGTCGCTGATCGGGTTGGAACCGCAGAACGCGGGCCGGCGCATCGGGTCGGCGGGCGCGGGCTTCGCGTCGAACGGGACGCTGGTGTAGCTCTCCAGCGCGTGCGAGAGCACGTCCATGCCGCTCGCCGCGGTCACCGCCGAGGGCAGGGTCAGGGTGGTGCGCGGATCGACCACCGCCAGCGACGGCCGCAGCCGCGCGTGGCTGATCCCGGCCTTCAGGTGCTGGCTCAGCAGGTCGACGACGCAGATGGTGGTCGACTCCGAGCCGGTGCCGGCCGTGGTCGGTACCGCGACCAGCGGCTTGAGCGGCAGCCACGGCGCCGTGCCGGCACCGATCGGCGGGGTGACGAAGTCCAGCAGCTCGCCGGGGTGCGTCGTCAGCAGGTTGACGGCCTTCGCGGTGTCGATCGCCGATCCGCCGCCGATCGCGACGTAGCAGTCCCACTCCAGCTCCCGGGCGTGGGCGACGGCCTCGGCGATGCTCTCGTCGGTCGGCTCGACACCCACGCCGTCGAAGATCTCGGACTTCAGGCCGGCCGCCCGGACGTGGTCCAGCACCCGGTCCGGGATGCCGGTCCCCCGCACCCCGGGGTCGGTCAGGATCAGGCAGGACGTGAGGTCGCGCGCCGCGAGCTCCAGCCCGATCTCGTCGATCGCGCCGTCACCGAACTTCAACGGGGGCGCCGCCCAGGTGAAGACGCTCTCGTTCTGCTCCCGTGCCTCGCTCATCGTTGAGCTCCTCTCTCGGGTCGCACCATGTGGGCGCAGTCCCCACTATGCGGGGGCAACGTAACCCGAGGCACACCGGATGGGAACCCCGTCCGGGTGATCCGGTGCCGCCGGGACCGCTACCGGGCCGGCACCTCGCGCAGGTTCCCGGCCAGCAGCCGGCCGGTGCGCTCGAGGTGCTCGCGCATCGCCGCGCCGGCCGCCGGCCCGTCCCGCGACACCAGCGCGGCGACCACCGGCTCGTGCTCGGCGACGATCTCCTCCAGCGTGCGGCCGCTCGCCGTCGTGGGTGGCCCGAGCAGGGCGGTCGTGGCCCGGAGCCGCTCCACGATCGCCGCCGCGCGGGCGTTGCCGCCCGCCCGCAGCAGCCGGTCGTGCAGTGCCCGGTCGGCCGCCCAGAACGCGGGCTCGTCGCCCCGCGCCGCGGCCGCGGTCATCCCGGCCAGCGCCTCGCGGACCGCGTCGTGCTCGGCGTCGGTGCCCCGGCGGGCGGCCCGCTCGGCGGCCGGCGGTTCGAGCGCGAGCCGGATCTCCAGGATCTCCTCGATGTCGTGCGCCGCGGGCAGGACGATCCGGAAACCGCGGTTGCGGGCGATCTGCACGAGCCCGGCCTCGGCCAGCTGCAGCAGCCCCTCCCGG harbors:
- a CDS encoding hydroxyacid-oxoacid transhydrogenase → MSEAREQNESVFTWAAPPLKFGDGAIDEIGLELAARDLTSCLILTDPGVRGTGIPDRVLDHVRAAGLKSEIFDGVGVEPTDESIAEAVAHARELEWDCYVAIGGGSAIDTAKAVNLLTTHPGELLDFVTPPIGAGTAPWLPLKPLVAVPTTAGTGSESTTICVVDLLSQHLKAGISHARLRPSLAVVDPRTTLTLPSAVTAASGMDVLSHALESYTSVPFDAKPAPADPMRRPAFCGSNPISDVWCEMALTLVGRFLRRAVHTGRDMEARTQMMLASTYAGTGFGNAGTHLPHANAYPIAGGAKGYRAEGYPEMVMVPHGQAVASTAPEVFRWTYPGHPQRHLRAAELLSGRTFTTTDGADALAGVLSELMADIDVPVGLRSFGFTEDDLETLTDGTLKQTRQLAVVPRAVDRDAVTTIFRRSL
- a CDS encoding IclR family transcriptional regulator, which encodes MTEDGEEVRAPAGTQAIGRALRMVKLLAEEGRELTLPAIAARLDLTSGTAHRIIRALTAEGLVTHDPQTDSYHLGAGTVLLGLAAQRGFGLDKAFPVLERVNAETEESVNLTVREKRESVVLLRVQSTLPLRFEQSTGARFPLYTTAAGKAILAHSPDAAGYLDGLPEELPAVTERTLRRRADLAEQLTAIRERGYSIDEEENVAGVRCVGAPVIDSRGRAQAAVVIQVPTVRMPPARMTELGALAIDAAADVARYLPIDRSLSR
- a CDS encoding MFS transporter, encoding MSTSNPDTATQSSDVRLVVASSVVGTTVEWYDFFLYGLAAGVVFNHLFFPAEDPVVGTLLAFTTFALGFVARPIGGLIFGHIGDRLGRKKTLVATMMIMGVSTCLIGLVPTYDSIGVLAPILLVVLRLAQGIAIGGEWGGAVLMTVEYSPANRRGLYGSYPQIGLALGLVLGTTVFAVLGVAMSDEAFLAWGWRIAFLLSAVLVIVGMVIRLKIVDTPAFRKLESAEQKATVPAAEMLRVPAGRRNLLLGMAARLAEGTAFNAWAVFVLSYGTQTLDLDRQDLLLAVLVAAIVMTFVIPICGRLSDTFGRRRTYAVGVVLTAVMALPAFAALESGNTVWIVLALVGVLGLAYPVMYGPEAAFFAELFPPAVRCTGISVVYQLSGVVASGIAPLVLAYLVAAAGGGIGLVLAYLGATTVISVAGTLLVRRRDMHFDDAPATPAHAPS
- a CDS encoding GntR family transcriptional regulator gives rise to the protein MPRLELPADAPTLAAGVAQAVRDGVAAGELVPDRTYSVYQLAELLGVSRSPVREGLLQLAEAGLVQIARNRGFRIVLPAAHDIEEILEIRLALEPPAAERAARRGTDAEHDAVREALAGMTAAAARGDEPAFWAADRALHDRLLRAGGNARAAAIVERLRATTALLGPPTTASGRTLEEIVAEHEPVVAALVSRDGPAAGAAMREHLERTGRLLAGNLREVPAR